The DNA window NNNNNNNNNNNNNNNNNNNNNNNNNNNNNNNNNNNNNNNNNNNNNNNNNNNNNNNNNNNNNNNNNNNNNNNNNNNNNNNNNNNNNNNNNNNNNNNNNNNNNNNNNNNNNNNNNNNNNNNNNNNNNNNNNNNNNNNNNNNNNNNNNNNNNNNNNNNNNNNNNNNNNNNNNNNNNNNNNNNNNNNNNNNNNNNNNNNNNNNNNNNNNNNNNNNNNNNNNNNNNNNNNNNNNNNNNNNNNNNNNNNNNNNNNNNNNNNNNNNNNNNNNNNNNNNNNNNNNNNNNNNNNNNNNNNNNNNNNNNNNNNNNNNNNNNNNNNNNNNNNNNNNNNNNNNNNNNNNNNNNNNNNNNNNNNNNNNNNNNNNNNNNNNNNNNNNNNNNNNNNNNNNNNNNNNNNNNNNNNNNNNNNNNNNNNNNNNNNNNNNNNNNNNNNNNNNNNNNNNNNNNNNNNNNNNNNNNNNNNNNNNNNNNNNNNNNNNNNNNNNNNNNNNNNNNNNNNNNNNNNNNNNNNNNNNNNNNNNNNNNNNNNNNNNNNNNNNNNNNNNNNNNNNNNNNNNNNNNNNNNNNNNNNNNNNNNNNNNNNNNNNNNNNNNNNNNNNNNNNNNNNNNNNNNNNNNNNNNNNNNNNNNNNNNNNNNNNNNNNNNNNNNNNNNNNNNNNNNNNNNNNNNNNNNNNNNNNNNNNNNNNNNNNNNNNNNNNNNNNNNNNNNNNNNNNNNNNNNNNNNNNNNNNNNNNNNNNNNNNNNNNNNNNNNNNNNNNNNNNNNNNNNNNNNNNNNNNNNNNNNNNNNNNNNNNNNNNNNNNNNNNNNNNNNNNNNNNNNNNNNNNNNNNNNNNNNNNNNNNNNNNNNNNNNNNNNNNNNNNNNNNNNNNNNNNNNNNNNNNNNNNNNNNNNNNNNNNNNNNNNNNNNNNNNNNNNNNNNNNNNNNNNNNNNNNNNNNNNNNNNNNNNNNNNNNNNNNNNNNNNNNNNNNNNNNNNNNNNNNNNNNNNNNNNNNNNNNNNNNNNNNNNNNNNNNNNNNNNNNNNNNNNNNNNNNNNNNNNNNNNNNNNNNNNNNNNNNNNNNNNNNNNNNNNNNNNNNNNNNNNNNNNNNNNNNNNNNNNNNNNNNNNNNNNNNNNNNNNNNNNNNNNNNNNNNNNNNNNNNNNNNNNNNNNNNNNNNNNNNNNNNNNNNNNNNNNNNNNNNNNNNNNNNNNNNNNNNNNNNNNNNNNNNNNNNNNNNNNNNNNNNNNNNNNNNNNNNNNNNNNNNNNNNNNNNNNNNAGCGGGCGGGCAGAGGGGCTCGGGCCGGGCacggagcggggcgggcagaGGGGCTCGGGCCGGGCacggagcggggcgggcagcggggctcgggccgggcacggagcggggcgggcagaGGGGCTCGGGCCGGGCacggagcggggcgggcagaGGGGCTCGGGCCGGGCacggagcggggcgggcagaGGGGCTCGGGCCGGACacggagcggggcgggcagaGGGGTTCGGGCCGGGCacggagcggggcgggcagaGGGGCTCGGGCCGGGCacggagcggggcgggcagaGGGGCTCGGGCCGGGCacggagcggggcgggcagcggggctcgggccgggcacggagcggggcgggcagaGGGGCTCGGGCCGGGCacggagcggggcgggcagcggggctcgggccgggcacggagcggggcgggcagaGGGGCTCGGGCCGGGCACCGACAGGGTGCCCGGCCCCGGAGTTTCCGTGCCCTCGGGAACCGCGATACCGTCACCGCGAGTGATGCGATTCAGGTTGTGCAAAGCGTGCTTGGCTTTTCCTGCCCTCGGGGCGTTTCGCCGTGCCTGGCCGCGCTGGCCCGGCGTGGACACGGCTGCAATGGGCAGCTCGGaggcttttttcctccaggctgcACCTTCCCCTCCGCGTGCTTCTGGCATCCCCAGACactgtattttaattactttgtaGCTCGCTTGGACTGCGCTCCCGGGCACGTGTGGctcttggggatggtcctgtgcagggacaggagccggactcgatgatccttgtggggcCCTTCTAAGTTATTCTGTGATAATTTGTGCACGGTTCTGACCATGCCTCTAAAAATCAAAGTCTGCAACACCAAGCATTAAACTCTTAAGTCAAGAGTGACCTAACATATGCGCCGCAGTTATGCATCTGGAAACAGGGATCAGCTCCAAGCATCCCATGATCTTCATCTATGACCTTTTGTCAAGGATTTTTCCTCTTAGTTGTTAGGCTGCTTTCAGGTGTTTTCACGTAGGGAAAATAATTGCCTATTTAGCATTACTTACAAAGTTTTAAAAGTACTGAGGGTAATTTAAAGTAGTGCCAAATTTTCCTTAACTCATTttcaaattgaaaatatttcaagtagACATTACTCCTTTGAGTGTTCCACTAAATCTGCTTTCAGGGGAAAAAGCAGGTTTGTTCACTTTTCATAATGGTGCTTTTCAAATAATAGTTTTCaacttgaaatatttaacaTGAAGTGCAGATGGTACTCAAAAATTAACATTGATATATTGATAGCTCTGATGAGAACCTGAATTGTAAGTAGATGAAGGTGATTTGAATAGTTCTGCTCAGAATTTTTTATAGTGGGAAAGGGGCACCACAGACCCTGCTCTCATGTGTCTGGGCATTGTAATGCTGTACACTAAATCCATAACTAGAAAGGAGTAGATTTCATGGGTTTTTAGGACCAGTTTTGGAAATTCTTTTTTGGCTTCTGTATCTTtcttgcaaaaggaaaaaaaaaaaaccaaacaaacaccaccaccaccacatgAATATGTGTGTAAATGTAGTGGCACTTGAATAGATTATTTCTAGAcattttttcaaaagtaaatttaaCTGTAAGACTTTtgtccagctccttcagccaccaccccacagctctgcccacatCACAAGGTATGCTTTCATGTAAATTTTGTATATTGGCTTCTAATTTGACCTCCAGCACCATCACATTATTGCATGTGGTTTGTGGttggatatttttaaaggagGGGTACTTGGTAATAGTACCTGCCTGTAGCTTTCCCTCAAAATATAAAAGAATAGCTGTTTATAACTTTAGTACCATTTGATTTTCtctgcaataaaaaaaagagttttctaGAAAATGACGTTTATAATGAAAAGTATGATTTGATATTTGAATGGTCTTTAAAATAGTCGTAGTGAAATGACTAATGCAAGTAAATGCCAGAATTACTTTCTTCtaacatttcaaagaaaaagcctgcttatttttgtaaattatattgttgcaaattttcatttgctttaggAGCATCGGTGTATCCAAGTACATTaggaatatattttcatatcGTGCCGTGCTTTTAAACATCAATATGCCAGTTACTGTCAATTGATATTTTAATGTTTAGCATTCAAATGTGTGGTGCttgtaaagaaaatgagaatagCTGTAACACTGTTCTTCAGCTCACACTTGAAAATACTTGTCTTGCCCTTGTACAGCTTGGAGGCAGCCTGTTGGAGGCTCTCTTGGAATTATTCTCTCCAGCTGTATTGAAAAGCATCCACAGTATCCACTAATTTTCCCCAATATCTTTGTCTATTTCTGTAGCCATTCTGAAGATTTTTACAAGGTTAGTGGAATTGGACTTCTGTGTTTAGTTAGAGAAAAGTAAATAGTACTGGGCTGTATTTTCCTTATTGTGCAGGTATAAATCGTTATTTTTTATAACCCCCATTCTCCTAGGTATTATGGAAGAAGGAAGCAACATCGCAGTATTGATGCCAAATAttggggagcaggaggctgtGCTGATTTCTGAAACAGTCATTGGCCCAACACTGCAGAGCAGCGAAGAccagagaaaatgtaaaactgaCCCCTTGATCCACGTTATCCAGAAGCTGAGCAAAATAGTTGAAAGTGACAAGTCACAAAGATGCCTTTTAATAGGGAAGAAACGTTCCCATGCCGATGCTTCTGCGCAGTCCTTGGACGCAGAGGAGCTTAGTGAAATCCCGGCTAAAGCAATCGAGCTCTCGGTGATTGCTACCCAAAAGACTGAAGAGTTAAAAGCAGATTATTTTGTGACTGAATGTCTtccacaaagcaaaaaaaaggtGACGTGCTACCAATGTGGTCTCTGTAAGTTTCTATCGCCTTCGCTCTTAACTCTGCAAGAACATGTAAAACAACATGGGCAGAAAAATGAAGTGATATTAATGTGCTCAGAATGTCATTTTGCCTCCAAAAGCCAAGAAGAACTTGAATCCCACTTCCAAAATCACCACGAGAATGGTGGTAAAAACAGCATCCCGACAAAAGTGCAGCAGTGTGTCAATGTCACCAGTTCATTTCTGCAAGGGCCAGTGGAAGGAAGTGTCAAATCAGGGACTGATCAGACAGGAAATCTGGAATGTAAGGATACAACTCAGTCTGCTCCTGTGCCTGAGATGGGTAGGAGGAAATGGTACACCTACGAGCAGTATGGTATGTACAGGTGTTTAATTTGCAGGTACACCTGCGGTCAGCAGAGGATGTTGAAAACGCACGCTTGGAAACACGCGGGGGAGGTTGATTGCTCCTACCCCATCtttgaggaggaaaatgaaacCACCAGCTTGTCCGAGACACTTGTAACTCACACGCCTCATAGTGTGGATACAGTTGtcctttctttggaaaacaatGAACTTGATATCCATAGTGAGCCTTCTCTTCAGCTTCAGATTTGCAATTCTGAGCAACTGTCGTGTAAATCGCCCGTAGGAGCAAATGTAAAAGAGGAAGAGATACTAAGTGAGTCCGTGGTGCACTCTCCTACTACAGAGGTTGTAGAGGAGACTGTATCAGATACAGAACCAGACAATTTGATAACTGACAGCCTGCTATCCTCAGCACAAAAAATCATCAGCTGTAGTCCAAATAGAAAGGGTCACGTTAATGTCATAGTAGAGCGTTTGCCAGGTGCTGAAGAAAGTGTTTTGCAAAAGCCATTCTCAATGAACACTGAcattgaagcagaaaaaaaactgaTCTCAGAGGAGTCCTCCATTACCTGTGAAGAACCTGATGAAGTTTATCATTCAGATGCAATTCAAGAAGTAATAATAGAATGGAATAACACCGAGAAGAAAGATAACGAATTAAGCactaataaaaatgtaacacCTGATGAAAATGTGCCTCCTGCACGAAGGAGGACAAATTCAGAGTCTTTGCGACTGCACTCCTTAGCAGCAGAAGCTCTTGTTACGATGCCAATTAGAGCTGCCGAACTGACACGGTCCAGCCTCAGGGCTCTGACAGGAGAAGATGCTGTGGATGCAGGTGCAGGACAAGGAGGAGCTAATGGCCCGTGCACGGCTCATTCTAAAGCGGTGTCATCACTCAAGGATCCTTCAGAGGAGTTCAGTGGCTTAAACCAAAGCGAATGTGCAATAGTTGAGATAAAGAAAGATAGACCAGAGTTATCAGAAGCACCAATTAAAATGGGCATCAGTATGTCACTGCTCACTGTCATTGAAAAACTGAAGGAGAGGACAGACCAGAACGCTTCTGACGACGACATCCTGAAAGAACTGCAGGACAACGCCCAGTGCCAAAACGCCGGCGACGCAGCCGTGGCTGGGAGTAACCTGGTGGAGTTCATCCCCAGCGCCGAGCGGCCGTACCGCTGCCGCCTGTGCCACTACAGCAGCGGCAACAAGGGCTACATCAAGCAGCACCTGCGGGTGCACCGCCAGCGCCAGCCCTACCAATGCCCCATCTGCGAGCACATCGCCGGCGACAGCAAGGGCCTGGAGAGCCACATGATCAACCACTGCAAAGCTCGCATGTACCAGTGCAAGCAGTGCGAGGAGTCCTTCCACTACAAGGTAAGGCTCTGTCCAGAATCGCTCAGTAACCTCTGCTACTGCTTTTCTAATAACTGCTGATCCCTCTTTCTAACTTAATGCAGTCTGACATCCTGGCTTTGTCGTAATTACCGTGAGGGATTATTGCCAGCAGCGGGTGCTGAATGTACAGTTCAACTGTAATTATGCTGCTTTGCCCACTGAAATAACCTTGCTTCCTcacataactttttttcctgagaattGTCTTAGGGACATAATATTGTGTTGTTTTTCTGCCCACGCATAGCAAGtgcaggaagaaatggaaacatCAAAGAACTTAATAGCTGAAAGTTTAAAAGAATGCTCAAACATGCCTTCCTGTTGTGAGTGTGGCAGTTGGGGGTAACGTAAGACACActgaagcagaatttttttttttttttccactgttgtGTTGCTCTGGATGTTCTGCAGAACTTAGATTTGAAAGATTACATAGCAGAACAGAATAAAACACTTCTGCCATTTTCCTAATTGCTGTTTTAAGCATTAGTGAGTGAGTTTCTATGTAGTCAGCTCAGTACTCAGGAATACAGAACAGATTGCATCAGTATCCAGCTGTAGAGCTGAAACTCTTGGAAACAGCGGTTGTGCAAATTTACCCATATTTATTGTCATTTAGTCCTAGTTTGAAAAAATACCCAGGTAGGGGAGCAAAaggctctctcttttttctgctCCCTAAGCAAGTCAAAACAGGACTGGTGTATTCTTAAGTCAGTAGGCAATATGAAAATTGAGTTAATTTTCACACAAGCCTCTAATCTCATACTGCTTTTGGAGTACAGTAATTTTGGAGGAAGAACTGTGGCCACTTGTCTgtgggaatgggaaaagaaggaaatctattttctaaataaacacGAATCATAGAATCCTCTCAGTCACCCTCATCAGTCCTTTATGTTACTAATTCATGATATTCACTTGTTTTGTAGTAAAATTACCTAAGGGAGAATCTGCATATATGCTAACATACATTTCATATCAGTTATCATTAAAGCTTGAGTAACAACGTCACACATGTGATTGCAATATTCCAAGTGATCACTGCATGTTTGTAGTGCATATTTAAACATTAGGAACTGTTTTTTCAGAGCCAGCTGCGAAATCATGAAAGAGAACAACACAGTCTTCCAGATCTCTTCTCTACAGCTACAGCTAACAAACTAATAGTTTCCAATGAAGCAGATGATAGAGAAGgtattgtttttatttacacTTGAAATTACAAAAAGTCACTCATGACGTTACTTGTTTGCTGTATTTGTGTAACTGGTTTTAAGATCTCTCCTGCTGAAATGTTTTCACGCCTGTTTGTAGCCTTAAATGTATGTTCTTTCCAGAGGGCAAAATTTACCATAGTCAGTCTTGAGGTGGTGCTTATTGTTAGGTGATATATTTTTAGCCCCAGCAATTAAACCCTGCATTTCTTCTTGGGAAAAGGAACTGATAATGCAATATTATCCTggatttttaagaagaaaatctttttttttttttccttccttcagcagCTACAGTATTTTCCAAATGACCTAAACAAAAGAAAGCCCTTTTTTTAAAGTCAACAAGGTAATGTAGTTTGCTGTCAGGGTATGCACACAATGCCCTCCCTTCTGAGTTTAgaaatttctatttaattatGGTAATGTCCAAAATGAGTAATTTATTTTAGCCCTAGCGAGGCAAATGTAAGACATTCTAAATATGCAACCTGTATCTGTTAGAGTTGCTAGGGTAACAGTAGGTATGCATTTTCATAGAGACAGAGAATGGAAGGGATTTACAAGCTCCTCTTTCCAtgtcctgccatgggcagggacagctcccactagaccaggttgcttagaGCCTCATGTTTGTTTAACTGTGTATCTGCTTCTAATTTAATAGTGTTTGTTTGCAAAAcataaacagcaacaaaacaacaaaaccaaacccaccaaacccTTGATGCGTTAAGGTAAtcaaacaggaggaaaaataacCAAATTTTGAAGTTTAGGAGAAAATGTGGCCTTCAAATCCCTTGTGTGTCCTAGAGAGCCACTATGTATCATTGCAGTGTGCATGCATCCTCTTCACTGGTGAGTTACAgctactgaaaatatttacagcatttttattttgaaggcaATGCTGTAATTATTAGTATTTTGCAAGTTTAGAGCATTATGGAGAAATACTAGTAATTAGATAGTCTCTGAACAACTGTGAGCTGAAGTATTTCCATTTTGTGCACAAAGCTCTTTTCTGTCCTAACTGTGCTCTCTTGTTTGTTTAGACAGCAAAATGTGCACTCTAATAGTACTTACGTTGCAGTAGAAATATCTGGGTTCTActctttcctctgcagctgctcagtgaGTGCAAAAGCTGTTGAAATGGATGCAATTTCTTGTGAAACAAGGCACTGACTGGCATGAGCCAGGGTGGTGGGCAATGGTTTGCCCAAAACAACTTGGTACATACCAGAACAGAATGAGTTCCCAACTTTGCCTTCTGCTCTCTTAGCTCACACTGCCTCCTTTTCTGGCTTGCAGTATACAAGTTAAATTTAATTACCTTATCAACCTCAGGTGGAATAaccctttccagctcctttttGCTCTCATCAATGTAGAAGGCATTTAAATTCAGGAAATTGATCTGTAGTGCTCAGTACGTCCCCAGGACCTAAGAGAGCCATTGAAAGCCAGGGGGAGACAGGGAAATGGCCAGGGAGGGTCTGCAGGGAGTGGGACTACTTCCTATTGCATAGTCGGGGTTTTCTGCAGAAGGAAtagcagaaatgttttaattgaAGTGATAGGAAATAAAACATGGTTAGTTTAGCAAGTTACAATATTTACAGGCACAGCTTAGACTATTCTGacagtgttttgtttgctgtaaACCAGTGTTCCTAAAGATGTCGTGATACAGGGAGAACCACCTTGCAATGCCTGAAAGATGTCAGGTTTGGAGAAATACTGTACTTATTGAGCTCAAGTCCTGATAACGTGACTGGTAATGTGAAAATCAATAGTCCTATCTACTTTTGAAATTAGTATGTTTAATGAGGTTGTTTTACATTCTATACCCTGGTTTTGTAATCTAACTTCCATGAAAGGGAAGGCCCTGTTCAAGGAATCTGCCTGCTTTCAATTAATTTAGagatgtttttataaatatttttctcattattgtCTTATACTAGTGTTCCAGCCATGCACTTCAATTGATTGTTTACCCCACATGAAATTTAGTAATGTGGCTTGAATGAAAACAGTTCCccttttaaacttttattaaCTCATACTGTGGAAtgcttaaattatttcagaaccAATTTATAATCAAattgcagcaccactgcagtaCAGCAATCTCTTGTCAAACAGATGTCATCCCTATaaagcaacacaaaacaaagaattttatGGCATAGCATCTGTTTATGAGAAAGATGCCTGAGCTGGAACAGTTTCATTTCTTGTTCATGAAATAGTTAGTCCTAAAAGTCTCTTTATTCATCATGGTTGtacaataaattaaaaggaGCATTATGACACTGGATATGATTGGATTGTAAATGTCTAATAATGAAGGAATAGGGTAATAAGCAGCATTACAGGAGCACCTGTTACTGCTGCTGCAACAAAGATCTGTCATTTCCATATTCACTTGTAGGAGACCTGATATTCTGCATCCAGAAAGCAAAAGAGGCCCCCAAACCACAAGAAATAAGCCAGTGCAGGGGGTGAGGGACATGaatgctgttttgtaacagcaaGAGATTATGTGATGCATTGTAATTTATGTGCATTTTGTGGAAGGAATAAATATGAAGTAGTGATTGGTATAAATAATTGCTCCTAAGTGTGTGCTGCTGGGTGTGAGCCTCTTAGAACTATGCTGTAGCTAATATGTTTGCATAGTGCTTTAAAAAATCTCATTAGATACTGTTGGTTTTAAACTGCCTGCCCACTGAAATACCAAATTCataacagaaaatacatttggaaGCTGTTTATTCCAAAGCTGCAGAATTTAAGATGGAAAACCCCTTCAAGCggagcacagcccctgctctcccaTGGATCTGCAGCCCTCTGAGTGTCTTTGATCCACTTGAGGTCTCCTACATGGATGTGTTTTCATAAAAGAATAATGCAGAATATA is part of the Hirundo rustica isolate bHirRus1 chromosome 11, bHirRus1.pri.v3, whole genome shotgun sequence genome and encodes:
- the ZNF507 gene encoding zinc finger protein 507 isoform X1 — protein: MEEGSNIAVLMPNIGEQEAVLISETVIGPTLQSSEDQRKCKTDPLIHVIQKLSKIVESDKSQRCLLIGKKRSHADASAQSLDAEELSEIPAKAIELSVIATQKTEELKADYFVTECLPQSKKKVTCYQCGLCKFLSPSLLTLQEHVKQHGQKNEVILMCSECHFASKSQEELESHFQNHHENGGKNSIPTKVQQCVNVTSSFLQGPVEGSVKSGTDQTGNLECKDTTQSAPVPEMGRRKWYTYEQYGMYRCLICRYTCGQQRMLKTHAWKHAGEVDCSYPIFEEENETTSLSETLVTHTPHSVDTVVLSLENNELDIHSEPSLQLQICNSEQLSCKSPVGANVKEEEILSESVVHSPTTEVVEETVSDTEPDNLITDSLLSSAQKIISCSPNRKGHVNVIVERLPGAEESVLQKPFSMNTDIEAEKKLISEESSITCEEPDEVYHSDAIQEVIIEWNNTEKKDNELSTNKNVTPDENVPPARRRTNSESLRLHSLAAEALVTMPIRAAELTRSSLRALTGEDAVDAGAGQGGANGPCTAHSKAVSSLKDPSEEFSGLNQSECAIVEIKKDRPELSEAPIKMGISMSLLTVIEKLKERTDQNASDDDILKELQDNAQCQNAGDAAVAGSNLVEFIPSAERPYRCRLCHYSSGNKGYIKQHLRVHRQRQPYQCPICEHIAGDSKGLESHMINHCKARMYQCKQCEESFHYKSQLRNHEREQHSLPDLFSTATANKLIVSNEADDREGGKSSAQKLFRCDVCDYTSTTYVGVRNHRRIHNSDKPYRCRVCDFATTNMNSLKCHMRRHPQERQAVQLLEQYKCSLCGYVCSHPPSLKSHMWKHASDQNYNYEQVNKAINDAISQSSRFQGQLTDKTLLEGTDESTVPILGSSDNLVSFTESVNQTTNETSGSDENEKPTLMNTSCSLEKNSTLPHLGTEYCVLLFCCCICGFESTNKENLLDHMKEHEGEIINIILNKDHSTAQNTN
- the ZNF507 gene encoding zinc finger protein 507 isoform X2; this translates as MEEGSNIAVLMPNIGEQEAVLISETVIGPTLQSSEDQRKCKTDPLIHVIQKLSKIVESDKSQRCLLIGKKRSHADASAQSLDAEELSEIPAKAIELSVIATQKTEELKADYFVTECLPQSKKKVTCYQCGLCKFLSPSLLTLQEHVKQHGQKNEVILMCSECHFASKSQEELESHFQNHHENGGKNSIPTKVQQCVNVTSSFLQGPVEGSVKSGTDQTGNLECKDTTQSAPVPEMGRRKWYTYEQYGMYRCLICRYTCGQQRMLKTHAWKHAGEVDCSYPIFEEENETTSLSETLVTHTPHSVDTVVLSLENNELDIHSEPSLQLQICNSEQLSCKSPVGANVKEEEILSESVVHSPTTEVVEETVSDTEPDNLITDSLLSSAQKIISCSPNRKGHVNVIVERLPGAEESVLQKPFSMNTDIEAEKKLISEESSITCEEPDEVYHSDAIQEVIIEWNNTEKKDNELSTNKNVTPDENVPPARRRTNSESLRLHSLAAEALVTMPIRAAELTRSSLRALTGEDAVDAGAGQGGANGPCTAHSKAVSSLKDPSEEFSGLNQSECAIVEIKKDRPELSEAPIKMGISMSLLTVIEKLKERTDQNASDDDILKELQDNAQCQNAGDAAVAGSNLVEFIPSAERPYRCRLCHYSSGNKGYIKQHLRVHRQRQPYQCPICEHIAGDSKGLESHMINHCKARMYQCKQCEESFHYKSQLRNHEREQHSLPDLFSTATANKLIVSNEADDREGGKSSAQKLFRCDVCDYTSTTYVGVRNHRRIHNSDKPYRCSLCGYVCSHPPSLKSHMWKHASDQNYNYEQVNKAINDAISQSSRFQGQLTDKTLLEGTDESTVPILGSSDNLVSFTESVNQTTNETSGSDENEKPTLMNTSCSLEKNSTLPHLGTEYCVLLFCCCICGFESTNKENLLDHMKEHEGEIINIILNKDHSTAQNTN